One Campylobacter pinnipediorum subsp. caledonicus genomic window carries:
- the map gene encoding type I methionyl aminopeptidase → MAIGLKRPNEIEKLRAANEIVARTLDYIAEFIKPGISLLEIDKVCEDMIRSSGAKPAFKGLYGFPNTACVSLNEVVIHGIPDNTILKEGDIVGVDLGSNLDGYFGDSARTFPVGTISKKDEELIACSKDALYFAIDYIRAGMHFKELSYELEKFILGRGFVPLRGFCGHGIGKRPHEEPEIPNYLEGNNPKAGPKIKNGMVFCLEPMICQLDGTPVIGKDKWKVTSKDGLNTSHYEHCVAVINGKAEILSQV, encoded by the coding sequence ATGGCAATCGGTTTAAAAAGACCTAATGAGATTGAAAAGCTTAGAGCGGCAAATGAAATTGTCGCTCGAACTTTAGACTATATAGCAGAGTTTATCAAGCCAGGTATATCACTTCTTGAAATAGACAAGGTGTGCGAAGACATGATAAGATCATCTGGAGCAAAACCAGCTTTTAAGGGTCTTTATGGTTTTCCAAATACAGCTTGTGTAAGCTTAAACGAAGTAGTAATACATGGCATACCGGATAACACAATACTAAAAGAGGGCGATATAGTAGGTGTTGATCTTGGCTCAAATTTAGATGGCTATTTTGGAGATAGCGCTAGGACTTTTCCTGTTGGAACTATATCTAAAAAAGATGAAGAGCTTATAGCATGCAGTAAAGATGCACTTTATTTTGCTATTGATTATATAAGAGCTGGAATGCACTTTAAAGAGCTATCTTATGAGCTAGAAAAATTCATACTCGGTCGTGGATTTGTTCCATTACGTGGTTTTTGTGGACATGGTATAGGAAAACGCCCACACGAAGAGCCAGAGATACCAAACTATCTTGAAGGAAACAATCCAAAAGCCGGACCAAAGATAAAAAACGGTATGGTGTTTTGTTTAGAGCCTATGATATGTCAGTTAGATGGCACTCCGGTTATAGGTAAAGACAAGTGGAAAGTAACATCAAAAGATGGTCTAAATACTAGCCATTATGAACACTGTGTAGCTGTTATAAATGGCAAAGCAGAAATTTTAAGTCAAGTGTAG
- the secY gene encoding preprotein translocase subunit SecY: MNKALTNKILITLAFLFAYRILAYVPVPGVNVDVIKDFFDSNSNNALGLFNMFSGKAAQRLSIISLGIMPYITASIIMELLAATFPNLAKLKKERDGMQKYMQIIRYATIVITIVQAIGVSVGLQSLNGQNGEQAIMIDMNLFIAIAAASMLTGTMLLMWIGEQITQRGIGNGISLIIFAGIVSGIPSAISGTINLVNTGEMNFLAVIGIFLIVLLTIGIIIFVEMGERRIPISYSRKVVMQNQNKRIMNYIPIKVNLSGVIPPIFASAILMFPSTIMQASTNSYVQAVYDFLNPNSYVFNFLTFLFILFFAYFYASITFNTKDISENLKRQGGFIPGVRPGENTAHYLNEVASRLTFSGAIYLGLISTLPWVLVKFMGVPFYFGGTSVLIVVSVALDTMRRIEAQIYMNKYQTLSAVGL; encoded by the coding sequence ATGAATAAAGCATTGACCAACAAGATATTAATCACGTTGGCATTTTTATTCGCATATAGGATACTGGCTTATGTGCCAGTTCCTGGCGTTAATGTAGATGTGATTAAAGATTTTTTTGATTCAAACAGCAATAACGCACTAGGTTTATTTAATATGTTTAGCGGTAAGGCCGCTCAGCGTCTTAGTATTATATCTCTTGGAATTATGCCATACATTACAGCTTCTATTATTATGGAGTTGCTAGCAGCTACTTTCCCAAATTTGGCTAAGTTAAAAAAAGAGCGCGATGGTATGCAAAAATACATGCAAATAATCAGATACGCAACTATAGTTATAACAATCGTTCAAGCTATTGGTGTTAGTGTGGGACTGCAAAGTCTTAACGGACAAAATGGCGAACAAGCTATTATGATAGATATGAACTTATTTATAGCAATAGCGGCTGCTTCTATGCTTACTGGAACAATGCTTCTTATGTGGATAGGTGAGCAAATAACTCAAAGAGGTATAGGAAACGGTATAAGCTTGATAATTTTTGCTGGTATAGTTTCTGGAATTCCAAGCGCGATAAGCGGAACTATAAACTTAGTAAATACTGGTGAGATGAATTTCTTAGCTGTTATAGGTATTTTTCTGATTGTTTTATTAACTATAGGTATTATTATTTTTGTTGAAATGGGAGAGAGACGTATCCCTATCTCATATTCACGCAAAGTAGTAATGCAAAATCAAAACAAGAGAATAATGAATTATATACCTATAAAAGTAAATTTAAGTGGTGTTATTCCACCTATTTTTGCTAGTGCGATTTTGATGTTTCCAAGCACGATAATGCAGGCAAGTACAAATTCATACGTTCAAGCGGTTTATGACTTTTTAAACCCAAATAGCTATGTATTTAACTTTTTAACATTTTTATTTATACTATTTTTTGCATATTTTTATGCTTCTATAACTTTTAATACAAAAGATATAAGTGAAAATTTAAAAAGACAAGGTGGTTTTATACCTGGTGTTAGACCCGGAGAAAATACAGCACATTATCTAAATGAAGTTGCCAGTAGGCTTACTTTTAGCGGTGCCATTTATTTAGGTTTGATATCTACATTACCTTGGGTATTGGTTAAATTTATGGGTGTTCCATTTTATTTTGGAGGCACTTCTGTGCTAATTGTTGTTTCCGTTGCACTTGATACAATGAGACGTATAGAGGCTCAAATTTATATGAATAAATATCAAACTTTAAGTGCGGTAGGCTTGTAA
- a CDS encoding NFACT RNA binding domain-containing protein, with translation MKYSHLLQIASYLSNFKKITIIKRVGNMNIYIGFDKKGLFFDLSKSDSSIYANDDFMQIKEYQAPFDNIIKKRLNNSFLLSVECLKNNRILKFICEQKGSYKSIKTILYLEFTGRFTNAIVTDENGIILEALRHIDSDFRKIETGEKLKELGEFEIKEKSVLPISDFDDFFASEFDRVNNANFIYTKNIKLAQIDKKIQAVLQNINALEDKDELLMSADKNSKMATLLLANLSNIKDYERKFQLIDFDGKAVDFILDDSPKVFANKLFNSSKRLKAKASGVDLQRENLSQKLDFLRNLSNLINSANSVSELEILLPKKNTIKKDKTINENIKSFYIREFKILIGKNESANLELLKNAKKNDIWVHLKDHPSPHVIIKTNKLKPDEDVLEYAAKICLNFSSVGSGRYEIDYTKRENVKIINGANVNYINYKTIILSK, from the coding sequence ATGAAGTATTCACATCTTTTACAAATAGCTAGCTATCTATCAAATTTTAAAAAAATCACAATTATTAAGCGTGTTGGTAATATGAATATATATATTGGATTTGACAAAAAAGGCTTGTTTTTTGATCTATCAAAATCAGACTCATCTATATATGCAAATGATGATTTTATGCAGATAAAAGAGTATCAAGCACCGTTTGATAATATCATCAAAAAAAGACTTAATAACTCATTTTTGCTTAGTGTGGAGTGCTTAAAAAACAATAGAATTTTAAAATTTATTTGTGAGCAAAAAGGCTCATATAAGAGTATAAAAACGATACTTTATCTTGAGTTTACTGGTAGATTTACAAACGCTATTGTAACCGATGAAAATGGAATAATACTAGAAGCTTTAAGACATATAGATAGTGATTTTAGAAAGATAGAAACTGGAGAAAAGCTAAAAGAGCTTGGCGAGTTTGAGATAAAAGAAAAATCAGTTTTACCTATAAGTGATTTTGATGATTTTTTTGCTAGTGAGTTTGATAGGGTAAATAATGCAAATTTTATCTATACAAAAAATATAAAACTAGCTCAAATAGATAAAAAAATTCAAGCTGTTTTGCAAAATATAAATGCGCTTGAAGATAAAGATGAGCTTTTGATGAGTGCTGATAAAAACTCAAAAATGGCTACACTTTTACTTGCAAATTTATCAAATATAAAAGACTATGAAAGAAAATTTCAGCTTATTGATTTTGATGGAAAGGCTGTTGATTTTATCTTAGATGATAGTCCAAAGGTATTTGCAAATAAGCTTTTTAATAGCTCAAAAAGACTAAAAGCAAAGGCAAGCGGTGTTGATTTGCAAAGGGAAAATTTATCTCAAAAACTTGATTTTTTAAGGAATTTGTCAAACCTAATAAACAGTGCAAATAGTGTTAGTGAGCTTGAAATTTTGCTACCTAAAAAAAATACAATCAAAAAAGATAAAACTATAAATGAAAATATAAAAAGTTTTTATATAAGAGAGTTTAAAATTTTAATAGGCAAAAATGAGAGTGCAAATTTAGAACTTTTAAAAAATGCTAAAAAAAATGATATTTGGGTGCATTTAAAAGACCACCCAAGTCCGCACGTTATCATTAAGACAAATAAGCTAAAACCAGATGAAGATGTGCTTGAGTACGCGGCTAAAATTTGTCTAAATTTTAGTAGTGTTGGAAGTGGTAGATATGAGATTGATTATACAAAACGAGAAAATGTTAAGATAATAAACGGAGCAAATGTAAATTATATCAATTATAAGACGATAATACTTTCAAAATAA
- the dxr gene encoding 1-deoxy-D-xylulose-5-phosphate reductoisomerase: MVILGSTGSIGKNTLDICQRYGIQVEAISCNNNIELLNEQIAKFNPKFVCVGDEKLAKNIKHKNVFCGEEGIVDMLSECKSQKVVNALVGFAGLKPSFKIQEMGKTLALANKESLVIGGKFLKCDQILAIDSEHFGLKFLLSNSASKPQKLIITASGGAFYKTPVNELKDVKPEDALKHPTWSMGAKITIDSASMANKLFEVLEAYWLYGVKDIEAIVEKTSMIHALVEFKDGSTTAHISGTDMRLAISHAVLDSVDENIVSSVDLLKLKEIKFQEISLEKYPIFGLKDRVLQNPDLGVVINAANEIGVYAFLSRKCGFLDISKVIFECVDIFKDISISDKNDLFMIDDEVRKQAKKILSV; encoded by the coding sequence GTGGTAATACTTGGCTCAACCGGCAGCATAGGTAAAAATACTCTTGATATATGCCAAAGATATGGTATCCAAGTAGAGGCTATTAGCTGTAACAATAATATCGAGTTGTTAAACGAGCAAATAGCTAAATTTAATCCAAAATTTGTCTGTGTTGGCGATGAAAAACTAGCTAAAAATATAAAACATAAAAATGTTTTTTGTGGCGAAGAAGGCATTGTTGATATGTTATCTGAGTGCAAAAGCCAAAAAGTTGTAAATGCTCTTGTTGGTTTTGCTGGGCTTAAGCCTAGTTTTAAGATACAAGAAATGGGAAAAACTTTGGCTTTGGCAAACAAAGAAAGCCTTGTTATAGGTGGTAAATTTTTAAAATGCGATCAAATTTTAGCGATAGATAGTGAGCATTTTGGGCTTAAATTTTTGCTTTCCAACTCAGCATCAAAACCGCAAAAACTTATAATAACAGCTAGCGGCGGAGCTTTTTATAAAACCCCTGTAAACGAGCTAAAAGATGTAAAACCAGAAGACGCCTTAAAACATCCTACTTGGAGCATGGGGGCTAAAATAACAATAGATAGCGCTAGTATGGCAAATAAGCTTTTTGAAGTGCTTGAGGCTTATTGGCTTTATGGCGTTAAAGATATAGAGGCTATCGTAGAAAAAACTTCTATGATACATGCACTTGTTGAGTTTAAAGATGGCTCAACAACAGCTCATATATCAGGGACTGATATGAGACTTGCTATATCTCATGCAGTGCTTGATAGTGTTGATGAAAATATAGTTTCAAGTGTTGATTTGCTAAAACTTAAAGAGATAAAATTCCAAGAGATAAGCTTAGAAAAATATCCGATTTTTGGCTTAAAAGATAGGGTTTTGCAAAATCCTGATTTGGGAGTTGTTATAAATGCCGCAAATGAAATTGGTGTTTATGCTTTTTTGAGTAGAAAATGTGGATTTTTAGATATTTCAAAAGTTATATTTGAGTGTGTTGATATTTTTAAAGATATAAGCATAAGTGATAAAAACGATCTTTTTATGATAGATGATGAGGTTAGAAAACAGGCAAAAAAGATACTTAGCGTTTGA
- a CDS encoding methyl-accepting chemotaxis protein: MDTLKMVYHPNPSYIMSNDPTLSNLTKHFIDEYQKNKDEAFNYTFKGVDKIGACQAYKQANWLVCSGNALSDYDTELNGVITHQAIFSIIFIIVIVTILLYTVNYFLKPISSISAGLASFFKFLNYEIKEPIRTNVSSQDEFGQMATMINENIAKIQDSKTQENNFIQQANHFVDKIKDADFTATLDANTNNPALNQLKQTFKELQEALQEAIAKDGQDVLRLLDSYKRQDFTSRLDDEGRMASGVNLLGEEITNMLKNNLKQAETLQQKAQILSSSMDELTNGANSQASSLQESAAAVEQMSSSMNAISQKTQDVIRQSEEIKNIITIIRDIADQTNLLALNAAIEAARAGEHGRGFAVVADEVRKLAERTQKSLGEIEANTNVLAQSINEMSESIKEQAEGINMINKSVSEVDMLTQQNVKIANNTNQITLEVDDMAKTIVEDVRKKKF, translated from the coding sequence ATGGATACTTTAAAAATGGTTTATCACCCAAATCCTAGCTATATAATGTCTAATGATCCTACTCTTTCAAATTTGACAAAACATTTTATAGATGAATATCAAAAAAATAAAGATGAGGCATTTAACTATACCTTCAAAGGAGTAGATAAAATAGGTGCATGTCAAGCATATAAACAGGCTAATTGGCTGGTTTGTTCTGGTAATGCATTGTCTGATTATGATACAGAGCTAAATGGAGTGATTACTCATCAAGCTATATTTTCTATTATTTTCATAATAGTTATAGTTACTATATTGCTTTATACAGTAAATTACTTTTTAAAGCCTATATCTTCTATAAGTGCTGGTTTAGCTTCATTTTTTAAATTTCTAAATTATGAAATAAAAGAGCCTATAAGAACAAATGTTTCTTCACAAGATGAATTTGGTCAAATGGCAACAATGATAAACGAAAACATAGCTAAAATCCAAGATAGCAAAACACAAGAAAACAACTTCATCCAACAAGCAAATCACTTTGTTGATAAGATAAAAGATGCTGATTTTACAGCTACATTAGATGCTAATACAAATAACCCAGCACTTAATCAATTAAAACAAACATTTAAAGAGCTTCAAGAAGCATTACAAGAAGCAATAGCAAAAGATGGTCAAGATGTATTAAGATTACTTGATTCATATAAAAGACAAGACTTTACATCAAGACTTGATGATGAAGGTAGAATGGCTAGTGGTGTAAATTTACTTGGTGAAGAAATAACAAATATGCTTAAAAACAATCTAAAACAAGCAGAAACACTACAACAAAAAGCTCAAATACTATCAAGCTCTATGGATGAATTAACAAATGGAGCAAACTCACAAGCAAGTTCTTTACAAGAGAGTGCAGCAGCAGTAGAGCAAATGAGCAGTTCAATGAATGCAATATCTCAAAAGACACAAGATGTTATAAGACAATCAGAAGAGATTAAAAACATAATAACAATAATAAGAGATATAGCAGATCAAACAAACCTACTAGCACTTAATGCAGCTATAGAAGCAGCAAGAGCAGGAGAACATGGTAGAGGCTTTGCAGTTGTTGCTGATGAAGTAAGAAAACTAGCAGAAAGAACTCAAAAATCATTAGGAGAGATAGAAGCAAATACAAATGTATTAGCTCAATCAATAAATGAAATGAGTGAGTCTATAAAAGAACAAGCAGAAGGTATTAATATGATTAATAAATCTGTTTCAGAAGTAGATATGCTAACTCAACAAAATGTTAAAATAGCAAACAACACAAATCAAATTACATTAGAAGTAGATGATATGGCTAAGACTATAGTTGAAGATGTAAGGAAGAAGAAGTTTTAA
- a CDS encoding uracil-xanthine permease family protein, translated as MTKYEGYKFNFRQSILGVQFLFVAFGALVLVPILTGLNANVALFTAGIGTLAFQLVTRKNVPPIFLASSFAFIAPMTFSIQKWGVSATMGGIIAAGFMYVLLSFLVRFKGEEFLHKLLPPVVVGPVVATIGLILSPAAVKMAMGVGNEAVYSHAQSMFIAFFTLICTIVIMTLAKGILKLIPILIGILFGYLASFLMGIVDFSPIANASWFGIPEFVFPSFEWHAILYMIPIAIAPAIEHIGDMITISNVAKEDFLKKPGLKNTLLGDGIATSLAGFFGGPPNTTYSEVTAAVSLTKSYNPAIMTWTAITAICLAFIGKLGAVLSTIPTPVIGGIMLLLFGVIASVGMQILIKHNVDLSDPRNIIIVSLIFVFAIGGMILDLQFVSFSGVGLGAIVGIVLNLVLPKTKHFDEV; from the coding sequence TTGACAAAATATGAGGGTTATAAATTTAATTTTAGGCAGAGCATTTTAGGTGTTCAGTTTTTATTTGTTGCTTTCGGGGCATTGGTTTTAGTTCCTATTTTGACCGGACTTAATGCAAATGTAGCTCTTTTTACAGCAGGCATAGGAACACTTGCCTTTCAGCTTGTTACTCGTAAAAATGTCCCGCCTATATTTTTAGCTAGTTCTTTTGCATTTATAGCCCCTATGACTTTTTCTATACAAAAATGGGGTGTCTCTGCCACTATGGGAGGCATTATAGCTGCTGGATTTATGTATGTTTTACTTAGCTTTTTGGTTAGATTTAAAGGAGAAGAGTTTTTACATAAACTTTTACCGCCTGTTGTTGTAGGACCTGTTGTTGCAACTATAGGTCTTATACTATCGCCAGCTGCTGTAAAGATGGCTATGGGGGTAGGGAATGAGGCTGTTTATTCTCATGCTCAGTCAATGTTTATAGCATTTTTTACCCTGATTTGCACTATTGTTATTATGACACTTGCAAAAGGAATATTAAAATTAATTCCTATTCTTATTGGAATTTTATTCGGATATTTGGCGTCATTTTTGATGGGTATTGTTGATTTTTCACCTATTGCAAATGCTAGTTGGTTTGGTATTCCTGAGTTTGTATTTCCTAGTTTTGAGTGGCATGCTATCTTATATATGATACCTATAGCGATAGCTCCGGCTATAGAGCATATAGGCGATATGATAACTATTTCAAATGTCGCAAAAGAGGATTTTTTGAAAAAACCGGGGCTTAAAAATACACTTTTAGGCGATGGTATTGCGACTAGTTTGGCTGGATTTTTTGGAGGACCACCAAATACGACATATTCTGAAGTAACAGCTGCTGTTAGCCTTACAAAGTCTTATAATCCAGCTATAATGACATGGACAGCAATAACCGCAATTTGTCTTGCGTTTATTGGAAAATTGGGTGCTGTGCTATCGACTATACCAACTCCTGTGATTGGTGGTATAATGCTACTTTTATTTGGTGTTATAGCAAGTGTTGGTATGCAAATACTTATAAAGCACAATGTTGATTTATCTGATCCTAGAAACATAATCATAGTTTCTTTGATTTTTGTATTTGCTATTGGCGGAATGATTCTTGATTTGCAATTTGTAAGTTTTTCTGGTGTTGGGCTTGGTGCGATAGTTGGTATTGTGCTAAATCTAGTTTTACCGAAAACAAAACATTTTGATGAAGTGTAA
- a CDS encoding phosphatidate cytidylyltransferase yields the protein MKQRVITGALMFLAVLIIFFVDNYNLNFIILGVVLYLSFKESIQLFKLEGCEKLVFVALAFYTLSFVSNPIFCLILAILVIVSFVAYQKSEDLNLILPFIYPSMPIFMMWAIYSQYGVGYLAWVILSVAASDTGAYFVGKKYGHRPFSKSSPNKTLEGVLAGLFLGTVIGAMYSSYFMENALYCAFASFLMCTFGVFGDLFESYLKRRVDIKDSGNILPGHGGVLDRIDGYLFAAPVLLWTLSW from the coding sequence ATGAAACAAAGAGTTATTACTGGTGCATTGATGTTTTTAGCTGTTTTAATCATATTTTTTGTTGATAACTATAATCTAAATTTTATAATTTTAGGTGTGGTTTTATATCTATCGTTTAAAGAAAGTATCCAGCTTTTTAAGCTTGAAGGTTGCGAGAAACTTGTTTTTGTCGCTCTTGCTTTTTATACATTGAGTTTTGTTTCAAATCCGATATTTTGTCTAATTTTGGCAATACTTGTTATAGTCTCTTTTGTGGCTTATCAAAAAAGTGAAGATTTAAATCTTATTTTACCTTTTATATATCCATCAATGCCTATTTTTATGATGTGGGCTATATACTCACAATACGGAGTTGGCTATCTTGCTTGGGTGATATTATCAGTTGCTGCAAGTGATACTGGTGCTTATTTTGTTGGGAAAAAATATGGGCATAGGCCTTTTAGTAAAAGCTCTCCAAACAAAACTCTTGAAGGTGTTTTGGCAGGCTTGTTTTTAGGAACTGTTATAGGCGCTATGTATTCAAGTTATTTTATGGAAAATGCTCTTTATTGCGCTTTTGCTAGTTTCTTGATGTGTACGTTTGGTGTATTTGGAGACTTGTTTGAAAGCTACTTAAAAAGAAGGGTTGATATAAAAGATAGTGGAAATATACTACCCGGACACGGTGGTGTGCTTGATAGGATAGATGGATACTTGTTTGCAGCACCTGTTTTACTTTGGACTTTATCGTGGTAA
- the flgE gene encoding flagellar hook protein FlgE, which produces MLRSLWSGVTGLQAHQIAMDVESNNIANVNTVGHKYSRANFSDMLSQTPRIATAPQGELGGQNPMQIGLGTSVHSTTRIFSQGTLQSTDKNTDLALQGDGFFIVSPDGGKTNLYTRNGDFIRDRAGNFVNNSGYIAQGWIRDDETGTIDSTGPIRNIVIREGLTTPARATTYINVKGNLDSGNSIGPRSIPIYTLDSVGNGRDYNNDGVLDPIEIHNENDVTNDNFYTNKRNEQVLTERGVDLGVMFDDRGNGVALRQGQGIWVSYANAETKKFKLGSSDAANVGKYLKLQNGKPELKDGKVIPESKSIDIVLNGVPIKSANSIQSISDVAKFINDQSNKTGVQAVVSDGNKLTLINRNNTGTSAATKNIHLVVNKAGNNGGTDTTGLESIDVITAYQYEYTTSTANTTHSANDKIPRLINSTEDLRRAMQEDARKYVDYNGDGKIERGTVKKVTKKVKESLTQNNNGQDENEKINKAADGLQKILEDEKIIKQNESITSYKNEFKAAFHRARNSGQAFDVAAKTAALYIGELTKFTDYNDGVKVSVNAQGQFQLENPKGDNFDHPLYISITGRTTETENDAPAINENVRLTNMLKSLEGSLSPSETIKTSSKFMLSSHGSTTEIHDSLGSKHTVNIKWAKVGTTNDGGTEWNMVIQVPEPAKINFSGEGPANVITGSLRFGPDGALASFNPSSFTFSGNNGSLPGQSVQLDFGLNSDFNGLTSFDRDSSTEYIRQDGYEGGTLKDVRVDETGVIVGAFTNGQSFGLAQVAVATFTNNEGLQAEGGNVFSRTANSGDPVIGTAGSGNKGTIAAAKLEQSNVDLSRALTNLIVIQRGFQANSKAITTSDEMLNTLLQLKQ; this is translated from the coding sequence ATGTTAAGATCACTTTGGTCTGGTGTAACCGGTCTTCAAGCACACCAGATAGCAATGGATGTAGAAAGTAACAATATAGCAAATGTTAATACTGTTGGACACAAATATTCTCGTGCAAATTTTTCGGATATGTTGAGTCAAACACCAAGGATAGCAACAGCCCCACAAGGTGAGCTAGGTGGTCAAAATCCTATGCAAATAGGTCTTGGAACATCTGTTCATTCAACTACAAGAATTTTTTCTCAAGGAACTTTGCAATCAACTGATAAAAATACAGACTTAGCGCTTCAAGGAGATGGATTTTTTATAGTATCGCCCGATGGAGGTAAGACAAATTTATATACTAGAAATGGTGATTTTATAAGAGATAGAGCTGGAAATTTTGTAAACAATAGTGGCTATATAGCACAAGGATGGATTAGAGATGATGAAACCGGAACGATAGATTCAACAGGGCCTATAAGAAATATAGTAATACGAGAAGGACTTACAACCCCAGCTCGTGCTACGACATATATAAATGTAAAGGGAAATCTTGACTCAGGTAACTCAATAGGTCCAAGAAGTATCCCTATATATACTCTTGATTCTGTTGGAAATGGACGTGATTATAACAACGATGGTGTTTTGGATCCTATAGAAATTCATAATGAAAATGATGTAACCAATGATAATTTTTACACAAATAAAAGAAATGAGCAGGTGCTAACAGAAAGAGGTGTTGACCTTGGTGTTATGTTTGATGATAGAGGAAATGGTGTCGCACTAAGACAGGGCCAGGGCATATGGGTAAGCTATGCAAATGCAGAAACTAAAAAATTTAAGCTTGGTAGTAGTGATGCTGCAAATGTTGGAAAATATTTAAAGCTTCAAAATGGCAAACCTGAGCTTAAGGATGGTAAGGTTATCCCAGAGAGTAAGTCTATAGATATAGTTTTAAATGGAGTGCCTATAAAAAGTGCAAATTCTATACAAAGTATAAGCGATGTAGCAAAATTTATAAATGACCAATCAAACAAAACAGGTGTTCAGGCTGTTGTCTCAGATGGAAATAAACTTACTCTTATAAATAGAAATAATACTGGAACATCGGCAGCCACAAAAAATATACATTTGGTTGTAAATAAAGCTGGAAATAATGGAGGAACTGATACTACTGGCTTAGAGAGTATAGATGTTATAACAGCATATCAGTATGAATACACAACTTCTACTGCAAACACAACTCACTCTGCAAATGATAAGATCCCAAGACTTATAAATAGCACAGAAGATCTAAGAAGGGCTATGCAAGAGGATGCAAGAAAATATGTTGATTATAATGGAGATGGAAAAATAGAAAGAGGTACTGTAAAGAAAGTTACTAAGAAAGTAAAAGAATCTTTAACTCAAAATAATAATGGCCAAGATGAAAATGAAAAAATAAATAAAGCCGCAGATGGATTGCAAAAGATCTTAGAAGATGAAAAGATTATAAAACAAAACGAAAGCATTACATCTTACAAAAATGAATTTAAAGCCGCGTTTCATAGAGCAAGAAATAGTGGTCAAGCTTTTGATGTCGCAGCAAAAACAGCGGCACTTTATATAGGAGAGCTTACTAAATTTACTGATTATAATGATGGGGTTAAGGTTAGTGTTAATGCACAAGGTCAGTTTCAGCTAGAAAATCCAAAAGGCGATAATTTTGATCATCCGCTTTATATAAGTATAACAGGTAGAACAACTGAAACGGAAAATGATGCCCCAGCTATAAATGAAAATGTTAGACTTACTAATATGCTTAAATCTCTTGAAGGCTCATTAAGTCCAAGTGAAACTATAAAAACAAGCTCTAAGTTTATGCTTTCAAGCCACGGCTCTACTACCGAGATACACGACTCTCTTGGTTCAAAGCATACTGTAAATATCAAATGGGCTAAGGTTGGAACAACAAATGATGGTGGAACAGAGTGGAATATGGTTATTCAGGTGCCTGAGCCTGCTAAGATAAATTTTTCTGGAGAAGGTCCAGCTAACGTAATAACAGGTTCGCTTAGATTTGGCCCTGATGGTGCTTTGGCCTCATTTAATCCTTCAAGTTTTACATTTAGCGGAAATAACGGCTCATTGCCTGGACAAAGTGTTCAGCTGGATTTTGGACTAAATAGCGATTTTAATGGATTAACCAGTTTTGATAGAGATTCATCAACTGAGTATATAAGGCAAGATGGTTATGAGGGTGGAACCTTAAAAGATGTAAGGGTTGATGAGACTGGTGTTATCGTCGGTGCTTTTACAAATGGTCAAAGCTTTGGTTTGGCTCAGGTTGCTGTCGCCACTTTTACAAATAACGAGGGTTTGCAAGCAGAGGGTGGAAATGTCTTTTCTAGGACTGCAAACTCAGGGGATCCTGTCATAGGAACTGCGGGCAGTGGAAATAAAGGAACTATCGCAGCTGCAAAGTTAGAACAAAGTAATGTTGACTTAAGTAGGGCATTAACGAATTTAATAGTTATTCAAAGAGGTTTTCAGGCAAACTCAAAAGCAATCACAACAAGCGATGAGATGCTAAATACACTTTTACAATTAAAACAATAA